In bacterium, the sequence ATTTTTCTGGGAATAGTAGCCGCCATCGTCCTTGGAACCATGTATGCGGCGACGTCTGTGGGGCGGTTACAAATTGACGGAGTGGTGATGCGTTTGCCGATTTTTGGGGATATCGTTCGTAAATTGGCCGTGTCACGCTTTTGCCGGAATTTCGGTATCATGATGGCCGGTGGCGTGCCTGTAGCCACGGCCATTGAAATCGCTGCTGAAGTGTTGGGGAATAAGGTCATGGAGGCGTCCATGAAGTCCACCCGGAACAAGATCATGGCAGGAAACAGCATCGCCTCCAGTCTTGATAAGAAAGTGTTCCCAAGATTGGTGGCCCGGATGGTGGGGGTGGGCGAGTCCTCCGGACGTCTTCCCGAGGTGCTTACGAAGGTGGCCGATGTTTATGAAGACCAGGTAGAGGGAACAATTATGGTGGCTATTTCGCTTTTAGAGCCCATAATAATCGCAGTGTTCGGCGGGCTTATTCTTTTATTGGTTATGGCAATTTATCTACCCGTGTTTAGTTCGGCGGGGAATATTCATTAGTCAGTAGGCAGTAGGCAGTGAGCAGTGAGCAGTAGGCAGTGAGCAGAGGGCAGTGAGCAGAGGGCAGTGAGCAGTGAGCAGTAGGCAGTGAGCAGAGGGCAGTGAGCAGAGGATAGTTGAATATGTTTTTACTCAATGGTCAACAAGGAGGTGGGCGGCAGAAGGTGGGGGAGTTTGGGTGGAGATGAAGTATTTGCAGGGAAACATAGTAAACAAACAAAAAGGAGAATGAAGATGAAATTGAGCAGGAAGAATAAAGCGGGTTTTACGTTGGTTGAGTTGATGGTTGTGGCGATTATTGTGGCAATTCTGGCAGCCGTTGCGATCCCGTTGATGACGGGTAATAAGAAAAAAGCGATGGCTACAGAAGCCCAGGCGGCATTGGGATCAATCCGCACGGCGATGCAGGTGTATAAGGCCGAAAATGGTAATTTCCCGACCGCAAACGCTGGCACCCACCCGTATGCCATTGCTAACTTCACCATCAAGACGAATGATCTTGCCGGTAAGTATTTTGCGGATGGCGATTATACCGTGCAGTCGGCTGCCGCTACCTACACAGCAACGGCAACGGGTTCAACAGGTGATGTCAATGGGTTGACGGTAACACTTACTGAGGCCGGAGCCTGGGGTGGAACGCTTCTTCAGTAATAGGCGTTTGACGTAAAAAGCCTCTCCTTAATTCTCTCTCCTCCTGCCGCAGGTTATTCAGCTTGCGGCGGTTAGGAGAGAGGAAAAAGGGGAGGATTCTTTTTCGTTTTGCTGTGATTTTAGTTCAGGGAAATGCATGGTGTGGATCGAATATTCAGTTGGACTTAAACGAGAAACAACGATGAATATGAAAAGCAAATCTGGTTTCACACTGGTTGAGTTGATGGTTGTTGCTATTATTGTGGCAATTTTGGCCGCTGTGGCGGTTCCGTTGATGACGTGGAATAAGAAGAAAGCATATGCCACGGAAGCCCAGACGGGTTTAGGTTCTATCCGTACAGCGA encodes:
- a CDS encoding prepilin-type N-terminal cleavage/methylation domain-containing protein; the protein is MKMKLSRKNKAGFTLVELMVVAIIVAILAAVAIPLMTGNKKKAMATEAQAALGSIRTAMQVYKAENGNFPTANAGTHPYAIANFTIKTNDLAGKYFADGDYTVQSAAATYTATATGSTGDVNGLTVTLTEAGAWGGTLLQ